The DNA segment GCTGTTCCGTAGGCGCTTTTATACGGCGCCATTGTCGCGCGGACTTTGTCGCCGACCGCGATCGTGCCCTCGCCGCCGGTCAGATGATGATGGATCGGCGCGTCGTAGATGGCGAGATCTTCGCCGATGAGCCCGTTCAGATCCGCAAGCGCGCCGCCGAGGCGGCCGTGCCACGCGTCGAGGATCGCGGCGCGCTGCTCTGGTGTGGCCTTGCCGTCGACATAGGTGACGCGCTTCCAACTCTTGGGGACGAGCACGTTGCCCGGAATCTTGACGACCTGCACGTACGTGAGTCCGCTGACGTCGATGCCGTTGATTTCGCCCTTGTCGATGTGATATGCGTTGAACGCGTCGCATGAACCGCCGTCGGGATCTTCACCGATCCAGCAGCGGCATAGGGTCTTGCACGAGCACGCCTCGAGCAGCGTGCCGGTGAGAACGTAGGATTTGCCGGATGTCTTGGTCCGGTCTTGCGCTTGCATTGCCATGAACGGCCATACTCCTTTGCTTTGGTAATAGTAAGCCAGAGGGCTGCGGGACTATTGTTGAGTTAGTCACGCGCCTTGGTCAACTGACTAAATACCATATTTAACAGGTCGTTGTCAAGTGCAAAGGCGAAAATTTCGGCTGATAGGCGCACCTGCGGCATTTCTAAGCCGGCGCGATTTCAGACTAGTTTCAGCCGGCGCGGGAACAATGTAGGGTATGAGCAATTCGACCATCCGGTACTTGGTGGGCCTGGCGTGCGCCGTAGCGCTGCTCGGAGGCATCTTCGTCGCAGTGCAGCTCCACTCGATGGCGGCCAACCTAGACAGCATGTCGACGCGCATGAACGCGCTGACAAGCATGGATAGCAGGCTTTCGGAGACCAACAAGCTGCTGAACCAGACGAACGCCAGTTTGTCCA comes from the Candidatus Eremiobacteraceae bacterium genome and includes:
- a CDS encoding DUF1326 domain-containing protein — encoded protein: MAMQAQDRTKTSGKSYVLTGTLLEACSCKTLCRCWIGEDPDGGSCDAFNAYHIDKGEINGIDVSGLTYVQVVKIPGNVLVPKSWKRVTYVDGKATPEQRAAILDAWHGRLGGALADLNGLIGEDLAIYDAPIHHHLTGGEGTIAVGDKVRATMAPYKSAYGTATTLRDSIFSTIAGAPAYVSKATEHVVNIPEHGMVWTFKDRNAIQGDFRMEA